A part of Prionailurus viverrinus isolate Anna chromosome E1, UM_Priviv_1.0, whole genome shotgun sequence genomic DNA contains:
- the KDM6B gene encoding LOW QUALITY PROTEIN: lysine-specific demethylase 6B (The sequence of the model RefSeq protein was modified relative to this genomic sequence to represent the inferred CDS: deleted 4 bases in 4 codons), with translation MHRAVDPPGARAAREAFALGGLSCAGAWSSCPPHPPPRSAWLPGGRCSASIGQPPLSAPLPPSHGSSSGHPNKPYYAPGTPAPRPLHGKLESLHGCVQALLREPAQPGLWEQLGQLYESEHDSEEAIRCYHSALRYGGSLAELGPRVGRLQQAQFWNFHAGSCQHRAKVLPPLEQVWNLLHLEHKRNYGAKRGGPPVKRAAEPPVVQPVPPAALSGPSGDEGLSPGGKRRRGCGSEQTGLPPGLPLPPPPLPPPPPRPPPPPPPPLPGLATSPPFQLSKPGLWSALHGDVWGPERKGSAPPERQEQRHSLPHPYPYPAPAYAAHPPGHRLVPAAPPGPGPRPPGAESHGCPPATRPPGSDLRESRVQRSRMDSSVSPAATTACVPYAPSRPPGLPGPTSSSSSSSSNNTGLRAAEPSPGIPGADHYQTPALDVSSHQGRLGPSAHSSRKPFLAAPAATPHLSLPPGPPSPPPPPCPRLLRPPPPPAWLKGPACRAAREDGEIFEELFFGSEGAPRPPPPPLPHREGFLGPPAPRFSVGTQDSHTPPTPPATSSSNHGSHSSSPTGPVSFPPPPYLARSLDPLPRPPSPNLSPQDPPLAPLTLALPPAPPSSCHQNTSGSFRRPESPRPRVSFPKTPEVGPGPPPGPLNKAPQPVPPRVGELPARGPRLFDFPPTPLEDQFEEPAEFKILPDGLANIMKMLDESIRKEEEQQQEAGAAPPPPLKEPFSSLQPPFPSDTTPAATATAAQEEEKKPPPALPPPPPLAKFPPPPPLPPPAGPASLLKSLASVLEGQKYCYRGTGAALATRPGPLPATQYSPGPPSGATAPPPASAAPSAQGSPQPSAPSASHFSTSGGPWARERGAGEEPAPGPMTPAPPPPPLPLPPARSESEVLEEISRACETLVERVGRSATDPAGPVDTAGPVDTAGPVDSGTERLLPPAQAREESGGVAAAAAAAAGPGGSSKRRQKEHQKEHQKEHRRHRRACKDSVGRRPREGRAKTKAKAPKEKSRRVLGNLDLQSEEIQGREKARPDLGGASKAKPPTAPAPPPAPAPPAQPTAPSAPVPGKKAREEAPGPPGVSRADMLKLRSLSEGPPKELKIRLIKVESGDKETFIASEVEERRLRMADLTISHCAADVVRASKNAKVKGKFRESYLSPAQSVKPKINTEEKLPREKLNPPTPSIYLESKRDAFSPVLLQFCTDPRNPITVIRGLAGSLRLNLGLFSTKTLVEASGEHTVEVRTQVQQPSDENWDLTGTRQIWPCESSRSHTTIAKYAQYQASSFQESLQEEKESEDEESEEPDSTTGTPPSSAPDPKNHHIIKFGTNIDLSDAKRWKPQLQELLKLPAFMRVTSTGNMLSHVGHTILGMNTVQLYMKVPGSRTPGHQENNNFCSVNINIGPGDCEWFAVHEHYWETISAFCDRHGVDYLTGSWWPILDDLYASNIPVYRFVQRPGDLVWINAGTVHWVQATGWCNNIAWNVGPLTAYQYQLALERYEWNEVKNVKSIVPMIHVSWNVARTVKISDPDLFKMIKFCLLQSMKHCQVQRESLVRAGKKIAYQGRVKDEPAYYCNECDVEVFNILFVTSENGSRNTYLVHCEACARRRSAGLQGVVVLEQYRTEELAQAYDAFTLAPASASR, from the exons ATGCATCGGGCAGTGGACCCTCCAGGGGCCCGCGCTGCACGGGAAGCCTTTGCCCTCGGGGGCTTGAGCTGTGCTGGGGCCTGGAGCTCCTGCCCGCCCCATCCCCCTCCTCGAAGCGCATGGCTGCCTGGAGGCAG GTGCTCTGCCAGCATCGGGCAGCCCCCACTCTCTGCTCCCCTACCCCCTTCACATGGCAGTAGCTCTGGACACCCCAACAAACCGTATTATGCTCCAGG GACCCCCGCCCCGAGACCCCTCCACGGGAAGCTGGAATCCCTGCATGGCTGTGTGCAGGCACTGCTCCGAGAGCCGGCCCAGCCGGGGCTGTGGGAGCAGCTGGGGCAGCTATACGAGTCCGAGCACGACAGCGAGGAGGCCATTCGCTGCTATCACAGCGCCCTTCGATACGGAGGAAGCTTGGCTGAGTTGGGGCCCCGCGTCGGCCGACTACAGCAG GCCCAGTTCTGGAACTTTCACGCCGGCTCCTGCCAGCACCGAGCCAAGGTCCTGCCCCCCCTGGAGCAAGTGTGGAACTTGCTGCACCTTGAG cACAAGCGGAACTATGGGGCCAAGCGGGGCGGTCCCCCCGTGAAGCGAGCCGCTGAGCCCCCAGTGGTGCAGCCCGTGCCTCCTGCGGCGCTCTCAGGCCCCTCGGGGGACGAGGGCCTCAGCCCCGGGGGCAAGCGCAGGAGAGGCTGCGGCTCTGAGCAG ACTGGCCTTCCCCCGGGGCTGCCGCTG CCCCCGCCGCCactgcccccaccgcccccg cgcccccccccgccgccgcccccacccctgcctggccTCGCCACTAGCCCTCCATTTCAGCTGAGCAAGCCAGGGCTGTGGAGCGCCCTGCATGGAGATGTCTGGGGCCCCGAGCGCAAGGGTTCAGCACCCCCGGAGCGCCAG GAGCAGCGGCACTCGCTGCCTCACCCGTATCCGTACCCGGCTCCGGCCTACGCCGCGCACCCCCCTGGCCACCGGCTGGTCCCGGCCGcacccccaggcccaggcccccgccccccaggagcagagagccatGGCTGCCCGCCTGCCACCCGTCCCCCCGGAAGTGACCTTAGAGAGAGCAGAGTTCAGAGGTCGCGGATGGACTCCAGCGTTTCACCAGCAGCAACCACCGCCTGCGTGCCTTACGCCCCTTCCCGGCCCCCTGGCCTCCCCGgccccaccagcagcagcagtagcagcagcagcaacaacaccGGTCTCCGGGCCGCGGAGCCGAGCCCAGGCATT CCCGGCGCTGATCATTACCAAACTCCCGCGCTGGACGTCTCCTCTCACCAAGGCCGCCTGGGGCCCTCGGCACACAGCAGTCGGAAACCGTTCCTGGCGGCTCCCGCTGCCACTCCTCACCTGTCCCTGCCGCCCGGCCCCCCCTCGCCGCCTCCGCCTCCCTGTCCCCGCCTCTTACGCCCTCCGCCCCCCCCTGCCTGGCTGAAGGGCCCGGCCTGCCGGGCAGCCCGCGAGGATGGGGAGATCTTCGAGGAGCTCTTCTTTGGGTCTGAGGGa gccccccgccctcccccaccacccctcccccaccgcgAGGGCTTCTTGGGGCCTCCGGCTCCCCGCTTTTCTGTGGGCACTCAGGATTCGCACACCCCTCCGACTCCCCCAGCCACCAGCAGCAGCAACCATGGCAGCCACAGCAGCAGCCCCACAGGGCCCGTGTCCTTCCCCCCGCCTCCCTACCTGGCCAGAAGTTTGGACCCCCTTCCCCGG CCCCCCAGCCCCAATCTGAGCCCCCAGGACCCACCTCTTGCGCCCTTGACTCTCgccctgcctccagctcctccctcctcctgccaccAAAATACCTCAGGAAGCTTCAGGCGCCCGGAGAGCCCTCGGCCCAGGGTCTCCTTCCCAAAGACCCCCGAGGTGGGGCCGggcccccccccaggccccttgAATAAAGCCCCCCAGCCTGTGCCGCCCAGGGTCGGGGAGCTGCCTGCCCGAGGCCCGCGGCTCTTCGACTTTCCCCCTACCCCGCTGGAGGACCAGTTTGAGGAGCCGGCCGAGTTCAAGATCCTCCCCGATGGGCTGGCCAACATCATGAAGATGCTGGACGAATCCATTCGCAAGGAGGAGGAACAGCAACAGGAGGCGGGcgcagcccccccgcccccgctgaaGGAGCCCTTTTCGTCTCTGCAGCCTCCGTTCCCTAGTGACACAACCCCGGCCGCCACTGCCACCGCCGcccaggaagaggagaagaagccACCACCAGCCCTGCCGCCACCGCCGCCTCTAGCCAAGTTTCCTCCGCCGCCCCCGCTCCCCCCACCGGCCGGCCCGGCCAGCCTGCTCAAGTCCTTGGCCTCCGTGCTGGAGGGACAGAAGTACTGTTACCGGGGGACTGGAGCCGCCCTCGCCACCCGGCCCGGGCCCTTGCCCGCCACTCAGTATTCGCCAGGCCCCCCATCAGGTGCTAccgccccgccgcccgcctcGGCGGCCCCTAGCGCCCAGGGCTCCCCGCAGCCCTCCGCTCCCTCGGCATCTCACTTCTCTACCTCAGGCGGGCCCTGGGCCCGGGAGCGCGGGGCGGGCGAAGAGCCGGCCCCGGGCCCCAtgacccccgccccgccgcccccacccctgcctctgccccctgctcGGTCTGAGTCTGAGGTGCTAGAAGAGATCAGTCGGGCTTGTGAGACCCTTGTGGAGCGGGTGGGCCGGAGCGCCACGGACCCGGCAGGCCCGGTGGACACGGCGGGCCCAGTGGACACGGCGGGCCCAGTGGACAGCGGGACCGAGCGGCTGCTGCCTCCCGCCCAGGCCCGCGAGGAGAGTGGcggggtggcggcggcggcggcggcggcggcaggacCAGGCGGCAGCAGCAAGCGGCGGCAGAAAGAGCACCAGAAGGAGCACCAGAAGGAACACCGGCGGCACAGGCGGGCCTGTAAGGACAGCGTGGGTCGGCGGCCCCGAGAGGGCAGGGCAAAGACCAAGGCCAAGGCCCCCAAAGAAAAGAGCCGCCGGGTGCTGGGCAACCTGGACCTGCAGAGCGAGGAGATCCAGGGTCGCGAGAAGGCCCGGCCCGATCTTGGCGGGGCCTCCAAGGCCAAGCCACCCACGGCTCCTGCCCCTCCACCGGCCCCCGCGCCCCCTGCCCAGCCCACAGCGCCCTCGGCTCCCGTTCCCGGGAAGAAGGCTCGCGAGGAAGCACCAGGGCCACCAGGTGTCAGCCGGGCTGACATGTTAAAGCTGCGCTCACTCAGCGAAGGGCCCCCCAAGGAGCTGAAGATCCGCCTCATCAAGGTGGAGAGTGGGGACAAGGAGACCTTCATCGCCTCCGAGGTGGAGGAGCGGAGGCTGCGCATGGCGGACCTCACCATCAGCCACTGCGCTGCTGACGTCGTGCGTGCCAGCAA GAATGCCAAGGTGAAAGGGAAGTTTCGAGAGTCCTACCTTTCCCCTGCCCAGTCTGTGAAACCGAAGATCAACACTGAGGAGAAGCTGCCCCGGGAAAAACTCAACCCGCCCACACCCAGCATCTAT CTGGAGAGCAAACGGGACGCCTTCTCACCTGTGCTGCTGCAGTTCTGCACAGACCCTCGGAATCCCATCACCGTGATCCGGGGCCTGGCGGGCTCCCTGCGGCTCA ACTTGGGCCTCTTCTCCACCAAGACGCTGGTGGAGGCGAGCGGCGAGCACACGGTGGAGGTGCGCACCCAGGTACAGCAGCCTTCGGACGAGAACTGGGACCTGACGGGCACGCGGCAGATCTGGCCGTGTGAGAGCTCCCGCTCGCACACCACCATCGCCAAGTACGCGCAGTACCAGGCCTCGTCCTTCCAGGAGTCCCTGCAG gaggagaaggaaagcgAGGATGAGGAGTCAGAGGAGCCCGACAGCACCACGGGGACCCCTCCTAG CAGCGCGCCAGACCCGAAGAACCATCACATCATTAAGTTCGGCACCAACATCGACCTGTCTGATGCCAAGCG GTGGAAACCCCAGCTACAGGAGCTGCTGAAGCTGCCCGCCTTCATGCGGGTCACCTCCACGGGCAACATGCTGAGCCACGTGGGCCACACCATCCTGGGCATGAACACCGTGCAGCTGTACATGAAGGTTCCCGGCAGCCGAACGCCAG GCCACCAGGAGAACAACAACTTCTGCTCCGTCAACATCAACATCGGCCCTGGCGACTGCGAGTGGTTTGCGGTGCACGAGCACTACTGGGAGACTATCAGCGCCTTCTGCGACCG GCACGGCGTGGACTACCTGACTGGTTCCTGGTGGCCAATCCTGGATGACCTCTATGCTTCCAATATCCCCGTGTACCGCTTCGTGCAGCGCCCCGGAGACCTGGTGTGGATTAACGCGGGCACCGTGCACTGGGTGCAGGCCACCGGCTGGTGCAACAACATTGCCTGGAACGTGGGGCCCCTCACCG CCTATCAGTACCAGCTGGCCCTGGAACGATACGAGTGGAACGAGGTGAAGAACGTCAAGTCCATCGTGCCCATGATTCACGTGTCCTGGAACGTGGCTCGCACGGTCAAAATCAGCGACCCGGACCTGTTCAAGATGATCAA